One segment of Mycobacterium spongiae DNA contains the following:
- a CDS encoding class I adenylate-forming enzyme family protein, giving the protein MTGQTGTRRGDEGIELLFQRAHHYHRRAFDESLVDPLDVVERLGQWSVRRPDAPCLTTITPDGTVHTLSFAQVYAQSARMASWLASEHDVGPGVVVAVLPRNDTRSVLCILGVLRAGAIAFMVDPEERPERLKALLSAFPIAGVHGADPTPAASTLGALDVPDACDLPDNPPPTIESAYRGPALYFGTSGSTAASKVVAQSRYAAAINAEAVTRHHGLGPGVRILGCLPIHHVNGLNFSIFATLWSGSETVLVQGPRPDLLHHSITTTQPDLVSIVPTALDLLVLSDLDIRSPRLRYFVSAAAPLTARTAQAVWERFAIPVIQGYGLTEAVNFSTTMPTDLSSDMYRHAVLEVPVPAIGAALFGNEVAVLRPDGTKTDLDEQGEICVRGHNVMLEYVDNPDATLAAFEHGWLHTGDLGVSTLMPGLDAPVHVVTGRSKNVAVVMGVTISLEELESRIRDVPGVEDAACVAVADQLRGETIVAAVVVSSTIKPATYSQHLATHFSPLVLPSRWLTVPAIPRTATGKIIRHALPRLVGDA; this is encoded by the coding sequence GTGACGGGCCAGACAGGAACACGTCGCGGCGACGAGGGTATTGAACTGTTGTTCCAGCGAGCCCATCACTACCACCGTCGCGCGTTCGATGAGTCGCTCGTCGACCCGCTGGACGTTGTCGAGCGCCTCGGGCAGTGGTCAGTTCGCCGACCGGATGCGCCGTGCTTGACGACGATTACACCCGACGGCACTGTCCACACGCTGAGTTTTGCGCAGGTGTACGCACAAAGCGCGCGCATGGCGTCGTGGCTCGCCTCGGAGCATGATGTCGGTCCCGGAGTCGTGGTGGCGGTGCTGCCCCGCAACGACACCCGTTCTGTCCTTTGCATTCTCGGTGTGCTCCGCGCCGGCGCGATCGCGTTTATGGTCGATCCCGAAGAGCGCCCTGAGCGCCTCAAGGCGTTGCTGTCGGCGTTTCCTATCGCCGGAGTGCACGGCGCCGACCCGACGCCGGCCGCGTCGACGCTCGGCGCTCTCGACGTCCCGGATGCCTGCGACTTGCCCGACAATCCCCCGCCGACGATCGAGTCGGCGTACCGCGGCCCCGCACTCTATTTCGGCACCTCGGGTTCAACGGCGGCGTCGAAAGTCGTCGCGCAGTCCCGGTACGCCGCTGCGATCAACGCGGAAGCCGTGACGCGGCATCACGGGCTCGGACCTGGAGTGCGCATCCTCGGCTGCCTCCCGATCCACCACGTCAACGGCCTCAATTTCTCGATCTTTGCCACGCTGTGGTCCGGCAGTGAGACCGTGCTGGTTCAAGGTCCGCGCCCGGACCTGCTGCATCACTCGATCACGACGACTCAGCCGGACCTCGTCAGCATTGTTCCCACCGCGCTTGACTTGCTAGTGCTCTCCGACCTCGACATCCGTTCGCCGCGGTTGCGGTACTTCGTTTCGGCCGCGGCTCCGCTCACGGCTCGAACAGCGCAGGCGGTGTGGGAGCGTTTCGCGATTCCGGTGATCCAGGGCTACGGACTCACGGAAGCGGTCAACTTCTCCACGACGATGCCGACAGACCTGTCATCCGACATGTACCGGCATGCCGTCCTTGAAGTCCCGGTGCCGGCGATCGGCGCGGCGCTGTTCGGAAACGAGGTCGCCGTGCTTCGCCCCGACGGTACGAAGACCGATCTTGACGAGCAGGGCGAGATCTGCGTGCGCGGTCACAACGTCATGCTCGAGTACGTCGACAATCCCGACGCCACGCTCGCGGCATTCGAGCACGGCTGGCTACACACGGGTGATCTAGGAGTCAGCACCCTCATGCCCGGACTCGATGCGCCGGTGCACGTCGTCACCGGAAGAAGCAAGAACGTCGCCGTGGTCATGGGTGTAACCATCTCGCTGGAAGAGCTCGAGAGCCGAATCCGCGATGTACCGGGGGTTGAGGACGCGGCCTGCGTCGCGGTGGCCGATCAGCTCCGCGGCGAGACCATTGTTGCGGCTGTCGTCGTTTCTTCGACGATCAAGCCAGCGACGTACTCACAGCACCTCGCCACGCACTTCAGCCCGCTGGTGCTGCCTAGCCGGTGGCTCACGGTTCCCGCGATCCCGCGCACGGCCACCGGCAAGATCATCAGACACGCGCTGCCCCGGCTGGTGGGAGACGCATAG
- a CDS encoding MbtH family protein encodes MTTNPFDNEDGRFVVLVNDEGQHSLWPAFAEFPQGWQKAFGEDSRSACLEFVEQNWTDMRPQTLRESMDNG; translated from the coding sequence ATGACGACTAACCCGTTTGACAATGAAGACGGCCGATTTGTTGTATTGGTAAACGACGAGGGTCAGCACTCGCTGTGGCCTGCTTTCGCTGAATTTCCTCAAGGATGGCAAAAAGCATTCGGTGAGGATAGCCGTTCGGCATGCCTTGAGTTCGTCGAGCAGAATTGGACCGACATGCGTCCTCAGACCCTGCGTGAATCCATGGACAACGGCTAA